DNA sequence from the Kiloniellales bacterium genome:
CGGCGATCGCCGAGAGCCGGATCGAAGGCGGCGCCCCGGCCGACCAGGTCGGCTGCGTCCGCGCCTTCCGGCTGAAGGACGGCGGCTACATCCGGGAGCGCCTGCTGGCGCTCTCAGACTACGACTACAGCTGCACCTATTCGATCCTGGAAAGCCCGATGGGCGTGGAGAACTACGTCGCGACCCTGAAGCTGACTCCCATCACCGACGGCGGGCGCAGCTTCGCCGAGTGGTCGGCTGAGTTCGACTGTCCGCCGGAGCGCGAAGCGGAGCTGGTCGCCCTGGTTGGCCGGGAGGTCTTTCAGGGCGGCTTCGACTCCCTGAAAAGCCGCTTCGGAAGCTGACATGGTCTCGGTCCGCCGCAGCACCGTCATCGACGCTCCGATCGCGGCGGTCTGGGAGGTCCTGCGCGACTTCAACGGTCACGACCGCTGGCATCCCGCGGTCGATCGCAGCCGGGTCGAGGACGGCCGGCGCAGCGACCAGGTCGGCGCCGTGCGCGACTTCGTGCTGACCGGCGGCGAGCGCCTGCGCGAACGGCTGCTGGCGCTCTCCGACCGGGACCACAGCTTCCGCTACAGCATCGTCGAAAGCGAGGTGCCGCTGCTGAACTACGTCGCCGAGGTCACCCTGAAGCCGGTCACCGACGGCGACCGGACCTTCTGGTCCTGGAGCTCGCGCTTCGAGACGCCCGCCGGCCGCGAGCGGGAGCTGGCGACGCTCGTGGCCGAGGGCGTCTACGAGGCCGCCTTCGCGGCGATCCGTGACCGGGTCGAAGGCCGCGGCGGAAGCCTCGTGGCCCAAGCGGTTGCACCGGCGAGTGGGGGTGCGATCGAGGGTCTGGCGATGGTGATCGACCGCCACGGCGGACCCGAGGAACTACACCCAGCGCCTGTTGCCGCGCCGCCTCCGGGGCCCGGCCA
Encoded proteins:
- a CDS encoding SRPBCC family protein, yielding MAQVYTSSVIGAPAERVWAVIRDFNGLPDWHPAIAESRIEGGAPADQVGCVRAFRLKDGGYIRERLLALSDYDYSCTYSILESPMGVENYVATLKLTPITDGGRSFAEWSAEFDCPPEREAELVALVGREVFQGGFDSLKSRFGS